From a single Vampirovibrio chlorellavorus genomic region:
- a CDS encoding response regulator transcription factor, producing MMRRMQSSETTVFIVDDNANHSAGIKQLLELQSDYHLAGIATNGEDAVKRLAEANVDIVLMDINMPEVDGVAAIQQIMAINPNLKILALTGYDESDLIFRAMKHGAKGYILKTMVTSQLIAAIEEVLNGKVYLPPILATKFFDEFQSRMGKSNRVDPTKQALLGYLTSREKEVLKLLTDGITYKGVADKLVISETTVKTHVNNIFQKLQVNDRTQAVLYALKYGLVDGGSNPSQMAG from the coding sequence ATGATGAGACGGATGCAATCCTCGGAAACCACTGTGTTTATCGTGGATGATAACGCCAATCACAGCGCGGGCATTAAACAGTTGCTGGAATTACAATCGGATTACCATTTGGCCGGTATCGCCACCAACGGCGAAGATGCCGTCAAGCGTCTGGCCGAAGCCAATGTGGACATCGTGCTGATGGACATCAATATGCCCGAAGTGGATGGCGTTGCGGCCATTCAGCAAATTATGGCCATCAACCCCAACCTAAAAATCCTGGCTCTGACCGGCTACGATGAGTCGGATCTGATCTTCCGGGCCATGAAACACGGGGCCAAAGGCTACATCCTCAAAACCATGGTCACCTCTCAGTTGATTGCGGCCATCGAGGAAGTCCTGAACGGAAAAGTGTATCTGCCGCCCATTCTGGCCACCAAGTTTTTTGATGAGTTCCAGAGCCGCATGGGTAAATCCAACCGGGTGGATCCCACCAAGCAAGCCCTGCTCGGCTATCTCACCTCTCGTGAAAAAGAAGTGCTGAAACTGCTGACCGATGGCATTACCTACAAAGGCGTGGCCGATAAACTGGTCATCAGCGAAACCACGGTTAAAACGCACGTCAACAACATCTTCCAGAAGTTGCAGGTCAACGATCGCACCCAGGCGGTGCTGTACGCCCTGAAATACGGTCTGGTGGATGGCGGTTCCAACCCTTCTCAAATGGCCGGATAA
- the mazG gene encoding nucleoside triphosphate pyrophosphohydrolase, with protein sequence MTQDTILAQVQQAQGIDKLLQVVAQLRHPEHGCPWDLKQTHSSLKRFMLEEAYEAVEAIDETQQSGDYSALKEELGDVLLQVVLHSQLAQDAGTFDFQQVCDAIAEKLIRRHPHVFGTVSVDNAEAVVSNWEAIKQAEKGHAKQTSILEGISKSQPALSRALETSQKAVKVGFEWPNLDSLWACVMSEYQEFRAEVDALPSTQPIPAEAFERLESEMGDIYFASVNLARHFKIDPEVALTKATAKFTQRFQAMEALILERYPQAESLEAAMANLDFESWDALWREAKQRTSLL encoded by the coding sequence ATGACTCAAGACACCATTCTCGCCCAAGTACAACAAGCCCAAGGCATTGATAAACTGCTGCAAGTAGTGGCCCAGCTTCGTCACCCGGAACACGGTTGTCCCTGGGATCTCAAGCAAACCCACAGCAGCCTGAAACGCTTTATGCTGGAAGAGGCTTACGAAGCGGTGGAGGCCATTGATGAAACCCAGCAAAGCGGCGATTATTCAGCATTAAAAGAGGAACTGGGCGACGTGTTGCTGCAAGTGGTGCTACACAGTCAACTGGCCCAGGACGCTGGCACCTTTGACTTTCAGCAAGTCTGCGATGCCATTGCCGAAAAGCTGATCCGTCGTCACCCGCACGTTTTTGGCACTGTCTCCGTAGACAATGCCGAGGCCGTGGTCAGCAACTGGGAGGCCATCAAGCAAGCTGAAAAGGGGCATGCCAAGCAGACCAGCATTCTGGAAGGCATTTCCAAAAGCCAACCGGCCCTGAGCCGAGCCCTGGAAACCAGCCAAAAAGCGGTTAAAGTGGGTTTTGAATGGCCCAATCTGGATTCCCTGTGGGCGTGTGTGATGAGCGAATACCAGGAATTCCGGGCGGAAGTGGACGCCCTGCCAAGCACTCAACCGATTCCAGCGGAAGCATTCGAGCGACTGGAATCGGAAATGGGGGATATTTACTTTGCCAGCGTCAATCTGGCCCGGCATTTCAAAATCGATCCGGAAGTGGCCCTGACCAAGGCAACGGCCAAATTCACCCAGCGCTTTCAGGCCATGGAAGCCCTGATTTTAGAGCGCTACCCCCAGGCGGAATCTTTGGAAGCCGCCATGGCCAACCTCGATTTTGAAAGCTGGGACGCCCTGTGGCGAGAGGCCAAGCAAAGAACCAGTCTGCTCTAG
- a CDS encoding DUF192 domain-containing protein yields the protein MGYEVINKTRQTVVANQVQKADSYFKRLVGLMGKPGIPPGFGLWIVPCQDIHSFFMRFEFDALFLDANGTVLYLLEGMKPWRVSRFVKGGKVVLELPAGAIAQSVTQIGDELELRPSGAAQTG from the coding sequence ATGGGGTACGAGGTGATTAACAAAACCCGGCAGACCGTGGTGGCCAACCAGGTGCAAAAGGCGGATTCCTATTTCAAACGGCTGGTGGGCCTGATGGGCAAGCCGGGTATTCCGCCGGGCTTTGGGCTGTGGATTGTCCCTTGTCAGGACATTCATTCCTTTTTTATGCGCTTTGAGTTTGACGCTCTTTTTCTGGATGCCAATGGCACGGTGCTGTACCTGCTGGAGGGCATGAAGCCCTGGCGGGTGTCTCGCTTTGTGAAGGGGGGTAAGGTGGTGCTGGAATTGCCGGCGGGAGCCATTGCCCAAAGTGTCACGCAAATTGGTGATGAGCTGGAATTACGGCCATCGGGAGCCGCTCAGACCGGTTAA
- a CDS encoding DHH family phosphoesterase has product MFVTAHVGPDGDTLGSMLAIKFAFAKACPHIKRIDCVISGKMPDTYRFLPGIQEVLRMETATTLLSQYDMAISVDCGSADRLGLARPIFEGAKVSVNIDHHVSNDRFGTINVVEPTAAASAEVAFHIFKAMAIPLDASIATCLYTGIVTDTGGFKYSNTTVRVMETAASLIAAGADPEYIFKQLYEEQPLCQVMLQADAMLQTQFNADKTIGWTVVSRELLGRHGALDEHLDGMVETIRRVDTVLVAVVFKETEQGQTKISIRSDSHDIDVAAVMGLFGGGGHKMAAGCTMEFSIAEAPARLLPILEERVRQKLLVS; this is encoded by the coding sequence ATTTTTGTCACTGCCCATGTGGGCCCGGATGGGGATACTCTGGGCTCTATGCTGGCTATCAAGTTCGCCTTTGCCAAGGCCTGCCCCCATATTAAGCGCATTGATTGCGTGATTTCCGGCAAAATGCCCGATACCTACCGTTTTTTACCGGGCATTCAGGAGGTGTTGCGCATGGAAACGGCCACCACCTTGCTGAGTCAATACGACATGGCCATTTCGGTGGATTGCGGCTCCGCGGATCGTCTGGGGCTGGCTCGGCCCATTTTTGAAGGGGCCAAGGTCTCCGTGAACATCGATCACCATGTCAGCAACGATCGCTTTGGCACCATCAATGTTGTTGAGCCGACTGCCGCGGCCAGCGCCGAGGTGGCTTTTCATATCTTCAAGGCCATGGCTATTCCGCTGGATGCCAGTATCGCTACTTGTCTATACACTGGGATTGTGACCGATACGGGCGGCTTTAAGTACAGTAATACCACCGTGCGAGTGATGGAAACCGCCGCCAGCCTGATCGCCGCCGGGGCCGATCCGGAATACATTTTTAAGCAATTGTACGAAGAGCAACCCTTGTGTCAGGTGATGTTGCAGGCCGATGCCATGTTGCAGACCCAGTTTAACGCCGATAAAACCATCGGCTGGACGGTAGTCTCTCGGGAGCTTTTAGGCCGTCACGGGGCTTTGGATGAGCATCTGGACGGCATGGTGGAAACCATTCGCCGGGTGGATACCGTGCTGGTGGCCGTGGTGTTCAAGGAAACCGAGCAGGGGCAGACCAAAATCAGCATCCGCAGCGATTCCCACGATATTGACGTAGCCGCCGTGATGGGGTTGTTTGGGGGCGGGGGGCATAAAATGGCCGCTGGCTGTACCATGGAATTTTCCATCGCCGAGGCCCCGGCCAGATTATTGCCGATTTTGGAAGAGCGGGTTCGCCAGAAGCTCTTGGTTTCTTAA
- a CDS encoding sensor histidine kinase produces MTVWRVSDLKQGVKKIQLDGLFGHLCSSTGMYSRETFQSLYSCITRMVRDYRMPGFVMTRTLDDEVFETMAHALADIPELPLFRFNQPDLFPVESGICDQTGFLIVLTNRLCATLYWSAATHPTYRMYEGGWTFHPGDTRTLAGHLIAHLQQPELDTLLKETPVDRRYDDKLNMLITSLVHGLENRNRELTVALDQVQILNKRNVDTERLAAIGQLSSVIAHEIRNPLGLIDLYAKLTEDHLGQLNLIADSDKKALLLKNLSLIRQATSSLEGILSELTNYSRPLQLNPKPVELYQLVRDICEFYQPSYQEQQITLSGPETGLMEWLTLDADKLRQALLNLLKNALEASKPGTQVTVQVESNPLDSQVWVKITDQGTGITPQNSQKLFTPYFSTKGSGTGLGLAHSRKILQAHGGSVELLSSVPGQGSVFAIVLPKTYSQEPVA; encoded by the coding sequence TTGACTGTATGGCGAGTGAGTGATTTGAAGCAAGGCGTTAAAAAAATCCAGCTGGATGGACTGTTTGGGCATCTATGCTCCTCCACGGGCATGTATTCCCGAGAGACTTTTCAGAGTCTGTATAGCTGTATTACCCGCATGGTGCGGGACTACCGCATGCCGGGCTTTGTGATGACCCGCACCCTGGACGACGAGGTCTTTGAGACCATGGCCCACGCCCTGGCTGATATTCCAGAGCTGCCACTCTTCCGCTTCAATCAACCCGATCTGTTTCCGGTGGAAAGCGGCATTTGCGATCAAACCGGTTTTCTCATTGTGCTGACCAATCGACTCTGCGCCACCTTATACTGGTCGGCAGCCACCCACCCCACCTATCGCATGTACGAAGGGGGATGGACGTTTCATCCGGGGGATACCCGCACCCTGGCCGGGCACCTGATTGCCCACTTGCAGCAGCCCGAACTGGACACCCTGCTGAAAGAAACGCCCGTGGACAGGCGCTACGATGACAAGCTGAACATGTTGATCACCTCGCTGGTGCATGGTCTGGAAAATCGCAACCGGGAGCTGACCGTGGCCCTGGATCAGGTGCAAATTTTAAACAAACGGAACGTGGACACCGAACGGCTGGCAGCCATCGGCCAGCTTTCCTCGGTAATCGCCCATGAAATCCGAAATCCGCTGGGCCTCATCGATCTGTACGCCAAACTGACCGAAGATCATTTGGGGCAATTAAATCTCATCGCCGACAGTGATAAAAAAGCCCTACTGCTCAAAAATTTATCGCTCATCCGCCAAGCCACCAGCAGCCTGGAAGGCATTTTATCGGAGCTGACCAACTACTCTCGTCCCTTGCAACTCAATCCAAAACCGGTTGAACTCTACCAGTTGGTTCGGGATATTTGTGAGTTTTACCAGCCCTCCTATCAGGAACAGCAAATCACCCTGAGCGGCCCGGAAACCGGCCTGATGGAATGGTTAACGCTGGATGCCGACAAGCTCCGCCAAGCCTTGCTCAACCTGCTTAAAAACGCCTTGGAAGCATCCAAACCCGGCACACAGGTCACCGTGCAAGTGGAAAGTAACCCCCTCGACTCCCAGGTGTGGGTCAAGATCACGGATCAGGGAACCGGCATTACCCCGCAAAACAGCCAGAAATTATTCACCCCCTACTTTTCCACCAAGGGCAGCGGTACCGGTCTGGGGCTGGCCCATAGCCGAAAAATCCTGCAAGCCCACGGCGGCAGCGTGGAGCTGCTGTCCAGCGTTCCCGGACAAGGCAGCGTGTTTGCCATTGTTTTGCCCAAAACCTATTCTCAGGAGCCTGTGGCATGA